From a single Bacillus pumilus genomic region:
- a CDS encoding pyridoxal phosphate-dependent decarboxylase family protein has protein sequence MTVRANNLVQNWFPSEDGNAAERKELIKLMEQIVSGVDHLKDPNRAHLKGEKNREEDFYQKLTETSQIPMNGQQAELVNEELLKLLHNHPYHTKYFFTNILPMASTPGILGMLTAMLVNGNNLWDVYGPAGAEAEVRVVSMMSKLIGYDPSVSGGYTTWGGQGAIFSGLRLAIAKVAPESLRKGVPQNLYAFCSDAAHYSLFKSMEATGLGTDNLIRIKTNKDHSMDMEDLRCQMERVAQNGGIPVYIVATTGTTDAIAIDDVKGVRETAEAIAEEYGLKVPHIHADSALGGFFAFFNEYDLAENPLQFSDGVLRMLKEIKAKFQHLSLADTMCFDFQKLGQTPYTSSLFLVKNAVDLKRLDLEEQETPYVGHRGYGEYHTGYTLECSRMGSSISMLSVLLTFGVEGYQRLLGQFLEVNLAFREALSQEIPQAEVVNDDNVGMATLFRIYLDGSPRFQEEISGEATAMEIERNNELNKMLFEKLGEKRDEMFFGDTTKFLLVHAKEGQEFYLSVSKFFVISPYTLPEHIPHIVSYLKDVIASVCGQFEHVHA, from the coding sequence ATGACTGTACGAGCAAACAACCTCGTTCAGAACTGGTTTCCGAGTGAGGACGGAAATGCAGCAGAGCGTAAAGAACTCATCAAATTGATGGAGCAGATTGTTTCAGGGGTCGATCACCTAAAAGATCCGAACCGTGCACACCTAAAGGGTGAAAAGAATCGTGAGGAGGATTTTTACCAAAAGCTCACTGAAACAAGTCAAATTCCGATGAACGGGCAGCAAGCGGAACTTGTGAATGAAGAATTACTGAAGCTTTTACATAACCATCCTTACCACACAAAGTATTTCTTCACGAACATTTTGCCGATGGCAAGTACACCAGGAATTCTAGGCATGCTGACAGCTATGCTGGTAAATGGAAACAACCTATGGGATGTGTATGGACCAGCAGGAGCGGAAGCTGAGGTCAGAGTGGTCTCAATGATGTCTAAGCTCATCGGATATGATCCAAGTGTGAGCGGGGGATATACAACATGGGGAGGTCAAGGAGCCATTTTCTCAGGACTGCGTTTAGCGATTGCAAAAGTTGCGCCAGAGTCACTGCGAAAAGGAGTTCCGCAAAACCTTTATGCGTTTTGTTCTGATGCGGCACATTACAGCTTATTTAAGTCAATGGAAGCAACAGGACTTGGCACAGACAACTTGATCAGAATTAAAACGAATAAAGATCATTCGATGGATATGGAAGATTTGCGTTGTCAAATGGAACGTGTTGCACAAAATGGCGGAATTCCCGTTTATATTGTCGCAACAACCGGAACAACAGATGCCATTGCAATTGATGATGTAAAAGGGGTACGTGAAACAGCAGAAGCCATTGCTGAGGAGTATGGTCTAAAGGTGCCGCATATTCATGCGGATTCAGCGCTCGGCGGATTCTTTGCTTTCTTTAATGAGTATGATCTAGCTGAAAACCCGTTGCAATTCTCAGACGGTGTTCTTCGTATGCTAAAAGAAATCAAAGCGAAATTCCAGCATCTTTCTCTTGCTGACACGATGTGCTTTGACTTTCAAAAGCTCGGCCAAACACCTTACACATCTAGTTTATTCTTAGTGAAAAACGCAGTAGACCTAAAGCGTTTAGATCTGGAAGAACAAGAGACACCATACGTTGGTCATAGAGGCTACGGCGAATACCATACGGGTTATACACTGGAGTGCTCGAGAATGGGGAGCTCTATCAGTATGCTGAGTGTGCTATTAACGTTTGGAGTTGAAGGCTATCAGCGCTTGCTCGGTCAATTCTTAGAAGTGAACCTTGCCTTCAGAGAAGCACTCAGCCAAGAAATACCGCAAGCAGAAGTCGTGAATGATGACAACGTTGGAATGGCTACATTATTTAGAATTTACCTGGACGGCTCACCTCGTTTTCAAGAAGAAATTTCAGGTGAAGCGACGGCAATGGAAATTGAGCGTAACAATGAATTAAACAAAATGCTGTTTGAAAAACTTGGAGAGAAAAGAGACGAAATGTTCTTTGGCGATACAACGAAGTTTTTACTTGTTCATGCAAAAGAAGGACAAGAATTCTATCTAAGTGTTAGTAAGTTTTTTGTCATCTCACCTTATACGTTACCAGAGCATATCCCGCATATCGTATCTTATTTAAAAGATGTCATTGCATCTGTTTGTGGACAATTTGAACATGTACATGCTTAA
- a CDS encoding MOSC domain-containing protein, which yields MGKKSYDIVGIQVGQPITTYANGKEIKTAINKKRIHEPVYLSKVNFKGDGQGDLVHHGGYDKAVCVFPYDHYAYFEQFLGVPLQEAAFGENVTVHELVETEVRIGDVFQLGEALVEVSQPRQPCVKLSLKHGNMKLVKEVQQTGYTGFYLRVLKEGMVPPDASLVLVEKAPHHVTVHEVNEVKYRQTDPKRLKAILEVDALADVVRKSLEKRI from the coding sequence CTATGCGAACGGAAAAGAAATCAAAACAGCTATCAACAAAAAGCGTATTCATGAGCCTGTGTATTTGAGTAAGGTCAATTTTAAGGGAGATGGACAAGGTGATTTGGTTCATCATGGAGGCTATGATAAAGCCGTATGCGTCTTTCCCTATGATCATTATGCTTATTTCGAGCAATTTTTAGGGGTTCCGTTACAGGAAGCTGCGTTTGGCGAGAATGTGACAGTGCATGAGCTAGTCGAAACAGAAGTGCGTATTGGCGATGTGTTTCAGCTTGGAGAAGCACTTGTGGAAGTGAGCCAGCCAAGACAGCCGTGTGTGAAACTCTCTCTTAAGCATGGCAACATGAAGCTAGTCAAAGAAGTACAGCAAACAGGGTATACTGGCTTTTATTTACGGGTGCTGAAAGAAGGCATGGTGCCGCCTGATGCTTCCCTTGTATTAGTAGAAAAAGCACCTCATCATGTTACGGTCCATGAAGTGAACGAAGTCAAATATCGTCAAACAGATCCAAAGAGACTGAAAGCCATTCTAGAGGTTGATGCCTTAGCAGATGTGGTGAGGAAGTCTTTAGAAAAACGAATTTAA
- a CDS encoding methyl-accepting chemotaxis protein codes for MAKQRKFGGYTISSKIMSVVVVTLLATVALFVLTFYLVSQDLSSQLLKQFDYRLTTDIDTAKKEIDNMDGNVLGMSGKDDPLYVEVKKKFTELQEDHTLENLYVLSNKGGKERIIILTGEENDFDQDYAFSEEMKQALSEDKMVKSDIYKDSFGTHKSVFLPIKDSGGELTGILGIDLDASVVPQTTQKLMIYITVASAIVLIGGLLFSYFMGRRIAKPARSLMESANRIADGDLTGMVEIESKDEIGQLAASFQKMQGRIKELISKISHSSSEVSKMSSQLRTVTTESSQSAQQVSEAMTNMSEGINDSVANINDCTTSVAEIDTQIEGVTKEVDEMKSVSSDVQEQSESGQKLVNHVLDHLNMLHDKMTNSKQAAEELQSHSTEIESVISIITDISAQTNLLALNASIEAARVGEEGKGFAVVADEVRKLAEQSADAAKTVSDLVIGTQENSQRVLESVEESGKAVEEGREQMEGTSQNFAVIYDGVSQFATRTNNLLASIKQVERAYQTISTSIEQISVVSEEHAASSQEVAAATEQQSAGMQQISSAIEQLSDMSEDLAHMVSTFKIDNK; via the coding sequence ATGGCGAAACAAAGGAAATTTGGAGGATACACGATATCCTCTAAAATCATGTCAGTCGTTGTCGTAACATTACTCGCAACCGTGGCACTATTCGTTCTAACATTTTATCTAGTCAGCCAGGATTTATCATCCCAGTTATTAAAACAATTTGATTATCGATTAACAACAGATATTGATACAGCGAAGAAAGAGATCGATAATATGGATGGAAACGTCCTTGGTATGAGCGGGAAAGATGATCCCCTTTATGTGGAGGTCAAAAAGAAATTCACAGAGCTTCAAGAAGATCATACGCTTGAGAACTTATACGTGCTATCTAATAAAGGCGGCAAAGAAAGAATTATTATATTAACCGGGGAAGAAAATGATTTTGATCAAGATTATGCTTTTTCAGAAGAGATGAAACAAGCGCTCTCTGAAGATAAAATGGTCAAAAGTGATATTTACAAAGATTCATTTGGTACACATAAATCGGTCTTTTTGCCAATCAAGGATTCAGGTGGTGAGCTGACGGGGATTTTAGGCATTGATTTAGATGCCTCTGTCGTGCCTCAAACAACGCAGAAATTGATGATCTATATCACAGTGGCATCTGCCATTGTGCTTATCGGTGGATTACTCTTCTCATACTTCATGGGAAGACGAATTGCGAAACCAGCTCGTTCGTTGATGGAATCAGCGAACCGAATTGCAGATGGGGATTTAACCGGTATGGTAGAGATTGAAAGTAAAGATGAGATCGGTCAACTTGCCGCATCCTTCCAAAAGATGCAGGGACGGATTAAAGAGCTCATTTCGAAAATCTCACACTCATCTAGTGAAGTGTCGAAAATGTCTTCACAGCTTCGTACGGTGACGACCGAATCAAGTCAAAGTGCGCAGCAAGTGTCAGAAGCCATGACGAATATGAGTGAAGGAATCAATGATTCTGTCGCAAATATTAACGATTGTACGACATCTGTTGCAGAGATCGATACTCAAATCGAAGGCGTCACAAAAGAAGTTGATGAAATGAAATCTGTTTCATCTGACGTACAAGAGCAATCAGAATCTGGGCAAAAACTAGTGAATCATGTGCTCGATCATCTGAATATGCTACATGACAAGATGACCAACTCAAAGCAGGCAGCAGAAGAATTACAATCCCATTCAACGGAGATTGAAAGTGTCATCTCGATTATTACGGACATTTCAGCGCAAACGAATCTTCTTGCACTGAATGCTTCAATTGAAGCGGCACGTGTTGGAGAAGAAGGAAAAGGGTTTGCGGTTGTGGCAGATGAGGTGCGTAAATTAGCAGAGCAATCAGCAGATGCAGCTAAAACCGTTTCAGACCTCGTTATCGGCACACAGGAAAACAGTCAGCGCGTTCTTGAAAGTGTAGAGGAAAGTGGTAAAGCAGTGGAAGAGGGACGTGAGCAAATGGAAGGCACGTCACAAAACTTCGCTGTGATTTACGACGGCGTGTCTCAGTTTGCAACAAGAACGAACAATTTACTTGCTTCTATTAAGCAAGTAGAACGAGCATATCAAACGATTTCTACATCAATTGAACAAATTTCGGTTGTATCAGAAGAACATGCGGCCAGCTCCCAAGAAGTAGCGGCAGCAACAGAACAGCAAAGTGCTGGCATGCAGCAAATTTCAAGTGCGATTGAACAACTCTCTGATATGTCAGAGGACTTAGCACATATGGTTTCTACCTTCAAAATCGACAATAAATAA
- a CDS encoding YjgB family protein, with product MKKTTAFVVTASLASFALIGFSPTDSAHAMTKTAVEQSVPQGPKTALNHIYKLAHKGQMPYYAEGLKMGVQTKKDVHHKLGNPYPETGQSSFDIYHAEMGNPGFAFHYDTKGKIDEIRYFGTNVEKETNIGGMTPSLLKKQLGQADSVSTIPQTKEKKYVYRTGDYELEFIVGHDPDVNQQELTVLHINLVKAHS from the coding sequence ATGAAAAAAACAACAGCTTTTGTCGTGACTGCATCACTCGCTTCTTTCGCCCTAATCGGTTTCAGCCCTACAGACTCAGCACACGCCATGACCAAAACGGCAGTTGAACAATCCGTTCCTCAAGGTCCAAAAACTGCATTAAATCATATTTATAAGCTGGCACATAAAGGGCAAATGCCGTACTATGCAGAAGGATTAAAAATGGGTGTTCAAACAAAAAAAGATGTTCATCATAAACTGGGAAATCCATACCCAGAAACAGGTCAAAGCAGCTTTGATATCTACCATGCTGAAATGGGGAATCCGGGATTTGCTTTTCATTATGATACAAAAGGCAAAATTGACGAAATCCGTTATTTCGGTACAAATGTAGAAAAAGAAACGAATATCGGCGGAATGACCCCTTCCCTATTAAAGAAACAACTTGGACAAGCTGATTCGGTCAGTACCATCCCACAGACAAAAGAGAAAAAATACGTGTATCGAACCGGGGATTATGAGCTTGAATTCATCGTCGGCCATGACCCAGATGTGAATCAGCAGGAGCTCACTGTCCTGCATATTAATTTGGTGAAAGCTCATTCCTAA
- a CDS encoding YflJ family protein: MHYGSKGWYVEELKKLGVTKHEGRKLQSLKTYFLANLLEQKKPSS, from the coding sequence ATGCATTATGGTAGCAAAGGCTGGTATGTCGAAGAATTAAAGAAGCTTGGTGTGACCAAGCATGAAGGAAGAAAGCTTCAAAGCTTAAAAACCTATTTCCTTGCAAATCTACTTGAGCAAAAGAAACCTAGCTCATAA
- the nagE gene encoding N-acetylglucosamine-specific PTS transporter subunit IIBC: MVFQFFQKLGKSFMLPIAVLPAAGIILAIGREDVLDIPFIHAAGNAIFANLALIFAMGIAIGIAKDGNGAAALSGAISYFILSAGTTSIHSTNNMGILGGILCGLLAGYVYNRFKDTKLPEYLGFFSGRRLVPIMTALFTILLAAVFGYVWPPIQTGINGLGEWILSLGATGAGLFGFFNRLLIPLGLHHVLNNLFWFQFGEFGGATGDLARFFKGDPSAGVFMTGFFPVMMFGLPAACLAMIVTAKPEKRKATAGLMIGMALTSFITGITEPIEFSFMFLSPLLYGVHAVLTGLSLFIVNTLGIHSGFAFSAGAIDYILSFGIAQKPLMLLGVGVLYGIVYFVVFYFLIKLLKLKTPGREDDDIEDIAADDAKTEGASMLVEGLGGKDNITTIDHCATRLRLTVEDTQLLNEGTLKKAGAKGVLTSGKTSVQIIIGTNVEFVADDLRKEVDRD, from the coding sequence ATGGTGTTTCAGTTTTTTCAAAAGCTAGGCAAATCATTTATGCTTCCAATCGCTGTGCTTCCAGCAGCAGGGATCATCTTGGCTATTGGGCGGGAGGATGTATTGGATATCCCGTTTATTCATGCGGCGGGAAATGCAATTTTTGCGAATTTGGCTTTAATTTTTGCAATGGGAATAGCGATTGGCATTGCAAAGGATGGTAACGGGGCAGCAGCATTATCAGGTGCGATCTCTTATTTTATTTTATCAGCTGGTACAACGTCGATTCATTCAACGAACAATATGGGGATATTGGGCGGTATTTTATGCGGACTATTGGCAGGTTATGTGTACAATCGATTCAAGGATACGAAATTGCCCGAATACTTAGGGTTCTTTAGCGGAAGACGGCTTGTGCCGATTATGACCGCACTTTTCACCATTTTATTAGCAGCCGTTTTCGGATATGTATGGCCTCCGATTCAAACCGGGATCAATGGTTTAGGGGAATGGATTTTAAGTCTTGGCGCAACGGGTGCAGGGCTGTTTGGTTTCTTTAACCGTTTGCTCATTCCATTGGGGCTTCATCATGTGCTGAATAACTTATTTTGGTTTCAATTTGGGGAATTTGGCGGAGCAACAGGGGATTTAGCACGATTCTTTAAAGGCGATCCAAGTGCAGGTGTCTTTATGACTGGTTTCTTCCCAGTCATGATGTTCGGTCTACCAGCGGCATGTTTAGCCATGATTGTGACCGCAAAGCCTGAAAAACGAAAAGCAACCGCTGGCCTGATGATTGGGATGGCATTGACGTCATTTATTACAGGGATCACTGAGCCAATTGAATTCTCATTTATGTTTTTATCTCCACTTTTATATGGTGTCCATGCTGTATTAACAGGTCTTTCGCTTTTTATTGTGAACACCCTCGGGATTCATAGCGGCTTCGCTTTTTCAGCAGGAGCGATTGATTATATTTTAAGCTTTGGCATCGCACAAAAACCACTTATGCTGCTTGGCGTTGGGGTGCTTTATGGCATTGTGTACTTTGTTGTTTTCTATTTCCTCATTAAACTGTTAAAGCTCAAAACACCAGGCAGGGAAGATGATGACATTGAAGATATTGCAGCCGATGATGCGAAGACGGAAGGTGCAAGTATGCTTGTAGAGGGACTTGGTGGCAAAGACAATATCACCACCATTGATCATTGTGCCACTCGTCTACGTTTAACAGTAGAAGATACTCAATTATTAAATGAAGGAACATTGAAAAAAGCAGGTGCCAAAGGGGTACTGACTTCTGGGAAAACCTCCGTACAAATCATCATTGGAACGAATGTAGAATTTGTCGCAGATGATCTCCGCAAGGAAGTCGATCGAGATTAA
- a CDS encoding DoxX family protein, which translates to MFTKFLQTNVWAAIILLAARLYIGWTWLTSGIGKLTGGFDASGYLQFAIAEPVVKDGHLVYPFYVWFLENVALPNAGLFSAMVMWGEILVGLGLIVGLFTTTAAFFGSMMNVSFLLAGTVSVNPLLLLIAIVIMAAKGNAGKFGLDYVAGPVLKRKMKRKPHLEVASS; encoded by the coding sequence ATGTTTACAAAATTCTTACAAACGAATGTATGGGCAGCGATTATCCTTTTGGCAGCAAGACTTTATATCGGATGGACTTGGCTGACATCTGGTATAGGAAAACTAACAGGCGGATTCGATGCATCAGGCTATTTACAATTTGCGATAGCTGAACCCGTTGTCAAAGATGGCCATCTCGTGTATCCGTTTTATGTATGGTTTTTAGAAAATGTCGCTTTGCCGAATGCTGGACTATTCAGTGCCATGGTCATGTGGGGAGAAATCTTAGTAGGTCTAGGATTAATCGTTGGTTTGTTCACAACAACGGCAGCCTTTTTCGGAAGCATGATGAATGTCTCTTTCTTACTAGCTGGTACCGTCTCTGTTAACCCGCTTCTCTTGCTCATTGCTATCGTCATCATGGCAGCGAAAGGGAATGCTGGCAAATTTGGACTTGATTATGTCGCAGGTCCAGTCTTGAAACGAAAAATGAAAAGAAAGCCGCATTTAGAAGTGGCTTCATCATAA
- a CDS encoding DUF817 domain-containing protein, translating into MKTLLHFAYLQAISCLFPVMIFAALALSKLVAIPFLHRYDFILLLCLIAQILMLTLRLETLNELKVICLFHLIGIALEMYKVHMGSWSYPEEAYTKFFGVPLYSGFMYASVASYIYQALSRLRVRVTSWPHPFLSIGISMCIYLNFFTHHWLYDLRWWLTLLLVVVFRKTSVSFQVGSSTFRMPLIISFLLIGFFIWIAENVTTFLGAWQYPNQQHAWSLVHLGKISSWFLLVVISIVLVIEQRKQKNVQPI; encoded by the coding sequence ATGAAAACATTGTTGCATTTTGCTTACTTACAGGCGATATCGTGTCTATTCCCCGTTATGATCTTTGCGGCGCTCGCCCTATCGAAGTTGGTGGCTATTCCTTTTCTTCACCGGTATGATTTTATTCTACTGCTTTGCCTTATAGCCCAGATCCTCATGCTGACACTGCGGCTGGAGACATTGAATGAACTAAAGGTGATTTGTCTATTTCACCTGATAGGAATTGCCTTAGAAATGTATAAAGTTCATATGGGTTCTTGGTCCTATCCTGAAGAAGCTTATACGAAGTTCTTTGGGGTCCCACTCTATAGCGGGTTTATGTATGCGAGTGTAGCAAGCTATATTTATCAGGCACTGTCCCGGCTGCGCGTGCGGGTCACTTCATGGCCCCATCCGTTTCTTTCAATCGGGATCAGTATGTGCATTTATCTCAACTTCTTTACGCATCACTGGCTATATGATCTCAGGTGGTGGCTGACATTGCTGCTTGTTGTCGTGTTTCGAAAAACGTCCGTTTCGTTTCAGGTTGGCTCTTCTACCTTTCGAATGCCGCTTATCATCTCATTTTTGCTAATTGGTTTTTTCATTTGGATTGCTGAAAATGTCACGACATTTTTAGGGGCATGGCAATATCCAAATCAACAGCATGCGTGGTCTCTCGTACATCTTGGGAAAATTAGCTCTTGGTTTTTACTTGTTGTGATCAGTATTGTGCTAGTCATCGAACAGCGTAAACAAAAAAACGTTCAGCCCATTTGA
- the map gene encoding type I methionyl aminopeptidase: MIVKHDHELEALKKVGRIVALAREEMKSQAKPGMSTKELDLIGKKILEEHGANSAPEKEYDFPGTTCISVNDEVAHGIPSEKTILQEGDLINIDISAELDGYYSDTGISFVLSTGDARLEALCQCAEDAFLEGLKHAKAGKRQNQIGRAVYNTAKEQGFTVIKNLTGHGIGKNLHEAPNHILNYYDPFDNALFKNGTVIAFEPFISTNAESIYQADDGWTFKTPDKSLVAQIEHTIVITKDEPIILTKL, encoded by the coding sequence GTGATTGTCAAACATGATCATGAGTTAGAAGCCTTAAAAAAAGTCGGCCGAATTGTCGCTTTGGCAAGAGAAGAAATGAAAAGCCAAGCGAAACCAGGCATGTCTACAAAAGAATTAGACTTGATTGGGAAAAAAATATTAGAAGAGCATGGGGCCAATTCAGCACCTGAAAAAGAATACGACTTCCCTGGGACGACTTGTATCAGCGTGAACGATGAAGTAGCACATGGAATCCCGAGTGAAAAAACCATTTTACAAGAGGGCGACCTCATTAATATTGATATCTCAGCAGAGCTGGACGGCTATTATTCCGATACCGGAATTTCATTCGTATTAAGTACTGGTGATGCTCGTCTTGAAGCATTATGCCAGTGTGCAGAAGATGCATTCCTTGAAGGATTAAAGCATGCAAAAGCCGGTAAAAGACAAAACCAAATTGGTCGTGCGGTCTACAATACTGCTAAAGAACAAGGTTTTACCGTCATTAAAAACCTGACAGGACATGGCATTGGGAAAAATCTGCATGAAGCACCTAACCATATTTTGAACTATTATGATCCATTCGATAATGCTTTGTTTAAGAATGGTACCGTGATCGCCTTCGAACCTTTTATTTCAACAAATGCTGAATCGATTTATCAAGCTGATGACGGCTGGACATTTAAAACACCTGATAAGAGCCTAGTCGCACAGATTGAACATACCATTGTGATTACAAAAGACGAACCGATTATTTTAACGAAGCTGTAA
- a CDS encoding LTA synthase family protein, whose amino-acid sequence MKTFIQKRGLGFFVIAAILLWLKTYSAYLIEFKLGISNVLQHILLFVNPISSSLFFLGFALLFKKKWQPAAIIVIHFFMSFLLYANIVYYRFFNDFITLPTVMQAGTNGGQLGDSAFSLMRWTDMFYFMDTIILIVLAVRMRRQQQTSSTTTVPVQKSKSFRLVLVSSVVIFVMNLIAAEIDRPELLSRSFDRNYLVKYLGAYNFTVFDAIQNVKSNSQRALANSNDVTDVENYLKANSADPNPAYYGKAKGMNVITISLESLQNFVIDYKVNGKEVTPFLNSLAHDNKTFYFDNFFHQTGQGKTSDAEFMMDTGLFPLSQGSVFINKAQNTYQAIPGILKKDQYTSAEFHGNTKTFWNRNEMFKSFGYDRFYDSEYYDMNEQDTKNYGLKDKPFFKESMPMLENLKQPFYSKFISLSNHFPFGMDEGDTDFEPGDFGDSVVDNYFQSAHYLDEAIEQFFNDLKKSGLYDNTVVIMYGDHYGISENHNEAMEKVTGQKIGDYENAQLMRVPLFIHVPGVKGGQIHKYSGEVDVAPTLLHLLGDDTKNYLMSGSDILSKNFKELVPFRNGDFVSKDYTKVGNNYYSNKTGEKIEPTDKASQENETVKKMLETSDKIVTEDLLRFYKPKGFTPIDRNQYDYTKKVQDEEDSSSAKGESSSSSK is encoded by the coding sequence ATGAAAACATTTATTCAAAAACGAGGCCTCGGCTTCTTTGTCATTGCAGCCATCTTATTGTGGCTCAAAACGTATTCTGCTTATTTAATTGAATTTAAACTTGGTATATCTAATGTGCTTCAGCATATTTTGCTTTTCGTGAATCCTATTAGCTCCAGCTTGTTCTTTCTTGGCTTTGCTTTATTGTTCAAGAAAAAATGGCAGCCTGCCGCTATCATTGTGATTCACTTTTTCATGTCTTTTTTGCTTTACGCAAACATCGTGTACTATCGATTCTTTAATGACTTTATCACGCTGCCTACCGTGATGCAGGCAGGAACGAATGGCGGACAATTAGGTGATAGTGCATTTTCACTCATGCGTTGGACTGATATGTTTTACTTTATGGATACAATCATTTTGATCGTACTCGCAGTTCGCATGAGAAGGCAGCAACAAACAAGTAGTACAACTACTGTACCTGTTCAAAAGTCAAAATCGTTTAGACTCGTCCTTGTGTCCTCTGTTGTGATCTTTGTGATGAACTTAATCGCTGCAGAGATTGATCGTCCAGAACTTTTATCAAGATCGTTCGACCGCAATTATTTAGTTAAGTATTTGGGTGCTTATAACTTTACTGTGTTTGATGCCATTCAAAATGTGAAATCAAACAGCCAGCGTGCTCTGGCAAATTCAAATGACGTGACAGACGTAGAGAACTATTTAAAAGCGAACAGCGCTGATCCTAACCCGGCATACTACGGGAAAGCGAAAGGCATGAACGTGATTACCATTTCTCTAGAATCTCTGCAAAACTTTGTTATTGATTATAAAGTGAATGGAAAAGAAGTAACGCCATTTCTCAATTCATTGGCACACGACAATAAAACATTTTATTTTGATAACTTCTTCCATCAAACAGGACAAGGAAAGACGTCAGATGCTGAATTTATGATGGATACCGGGCTATTCCCATTATCACAAGGCTCTGTTTTTATTAACAAAGCGCAAAACACGTATCAAGCCATTCCTGGCATTCTGAAGAAGGATCAGTACACGTCAGCGGAATTCCATGGCAATACGAAAACCTTCTGGAACCGTAATGAAATGTTTAAGTCCTTTGGATATGACAGATTTTACGATTCTGAATACTACGATATGAACGAGCAAGATACGAAGAACTATGGGCTGAAAGACAAACCGTTCTTCAAAGAATCTATGCCAATGCTTGAAAACTTGAAGCAGCCGTTTTATTCGAAATTCATTTCGTTATCAAACCATTTCCCATTTGGAATGGATGAAGGTGATACTGATTTCGAGCCTGGTGACTTCGGAGACTCTGTCGTCGATAACTACTTCCAATCCGCTCATTACTTAGACGAAGCGATTGAACAGTTCTTCAACGACTTGAAAAAGTCTGGTCTCTATGACAATACAGTCGTTATTATGTATGGTGACCATTACGGCATTTCTGAAAATCATAACGAAGCGATGGAAAAAGTGACAGGACAAAAAATTGGAGATTATGAAAATGCGCAGCTCATGCGTGTACCGCTCTTTATTCATGTACCAGGCGTAAAAGGCGGACAGATTCATAAATACTCTGGTGAAGTCGATGTCGCACCAACCCTTCTGCACCTGCTTGGCGATGATACGAAGAACTATTTAATGTCGGGTTCTGATATCTTATCGAAAAATTTCAAGGAGCTAGTGCCATTTAGAAATGGTGACTTTGTCTCTAAGGATTACACAAAAGTAGGCAATAACTATTACAGCAACAAAACAGGCGAGAAAATTGAGCCGACTGATAAGGCATCACAAGAAAATGAAACGGTGAAAAAGATGCTTGAGACATCTGATAAGATTGTCACCGAAGATTTACTCCGTTTCTACAAGCCTAAAGGCTTTACACCGATTGACCGCAATCAATATGACTATACAAAGAAAGTACAGGATGAAGAAGATTCCTCTTCCGCCAAAGGTGAATCCAGCTCTTCATCAAAATAA